A single region of the Trueperaceae bacterium genome encodes:
- a CDS encoding cation transporter: MTREAVREGPGDGGDGRRRNAAARVSLVAAVGILGLKFVAYLLTGSVGLLSDAAESLVNLVAAAVLLVALDVSEAPPDYRHPYGHTKAEYFSSVLEAALIIVAAGAIAWSAVPRLLDPVPLRHVGLGTAVALVAGAANGVLAAYLFRVARRERSAALDANARHILTDVYTSVGVVAGVGLVGVTGWHALDPLLGLAVAANVVRVGVRVMQRSLSQLLDERLPEAEEARILAVLEAAPEIHGFHRLRTRRSGRARFMEVDVFVDPQMTVEAAHALVGRVEDAVHAQLDDLVTTVHVEPYQPGVRDRTLTPHDEFGAPPPV, translated from the coding sequence GTGACGCGCGAAGCCGTGCGTGAAGGCCCAGGCGACGGGGGTGACGGCAGGCGCCGCAACGCCGCGGCCCGCGTGAGCCTCGTGGCGGCGGTCGGGATCCTTGGGCTCAAGTTCGTCGCCTACCTGCTGACGGGCTCGGTCGGACTGCTGTCGGACGCGGCGGAGTCGCTGGTGAACCTCGTCGCCGCCGCGGTCCTGCTCGTCGCGCTCGACGTCTCTGAGGCGCCGCCCGACTACCGTCACCCGTACGGTCACACCAAGGCCGAGTACTTCTCGAGCGTCCTCGAGGCGGCGCTCATCATCGTGGCGGCCGGCGCCATCGCGTGGAGCGCCGTGCCGCGCCTGCTGGATCCGGTGCCGCTGAGGCACGTCGGCCTCGGTACGGCGGTGGCGTTGGTCGCCGGCGCGGCGAACGGCGTCCTGGCCGCCTACCTGTTCAGGGTCGCGCGCCGCGAGCGCTCCGCCGCGCTGGACGCCAACGCGCGGCACATCCTCACGGACGTGTACACCTCCGTCGGCGTCGTGGCGGGCGTCGGCCTGGTCGGGGTCACCGGCTGGCATGCCCTCGACCCGCTACTCGGCCTGGCGGTGGCCGCCAACGTCGTGCGGGTGGGGGTGAGGGTGATGCAGCGCTCGCTGTCGCAGCTCCTCGACGAGCGCCTGCCTGAGGCGGAGGAGGCGCGCATCCTGGCGGTGTTGGAGGCGGCGCCCGAGATCCACGGTTTCCACCGGCTGCGCACGCGGCGGTCGGGGCGGGCGCGCTTCATGGAGGTGGACGTCTTCGTCGACCCGCAGATGACGGTGGAGGCCGCTCACGCCCTGGTGGGGCGCGTCGAGGACGCCGTCCACGCGCAGCTGGACGACCTCGTCACCACGGTTCACGTCGAGCCGTACCAGCCCGGGGTGAGGGACAGGACGTTGACGCCCCACGACGAGTTCGGCGCGCCCCCACCGGTCTGA
- a CDS encoding NUDIX domain-containing protein yields MPGAGRPVSPPAAAATGAARPTRDLAVSVFVVWRDRVLLHRHGKLGIWLPPGGHVEPGELPDEAAVREVREEAGVGVELVGEPPIHAPGPRQLARPRGVQLERIAQGHEHIDLVYLARPLQGYAGAVTGEEASMGWHGLASATALGLTPEVDAWVRLALAELGGPAS; encoded by the coding sequence GTGCCTGGCGCGGGGCGCCCCGTCTCCCCGCCGGCGGCGGCCGCCACGGGCGCGGCGAGACCGACGCGGGACCTGGCGGTCAGCGTCTTCGTCGTCTGGCGCGACCGGGTCCTGCTCCACCGCCACGGGAAGCTGGGCATCTGGCTGCCGCCTGGCGGACACGTCGAGCCGGGCGAGCTGCCCGACGAGGCCGCCGTCCGCGAGGTCCGGGAGGAGGCCGGCGTCGGCGTCGAACTGGTGGGCGAGCCGCCCATACACGCGCCGGGTCCGCGCCAGCTCGCGCGCCCGCGTGGGGTCCAGCTCGAACGGATCGCGCAAGGTCACGAGCACATCGACCTCGTGTACCTCGCCCGGCCGCTGCAAGGTTACGCCGGCGCCGTGACGGGCGAGGAGGCGAGCATGGGGTGGCACGGGCTGGCGAGCGCCACCGCGCTGGGGCTCACGCCGGAGGTGGACGCCTGGGTGCGGCTCGCGCTGGCGGAGCTCGGCGGGCCCGCCTCCTGA
- a CDS encoding DUF2007 domain-containing protein, with translation MKGDSVTINGDPWTVVDVAPAAPLAEMVAGILEDEGIVSLVRGADALGDVFSHLGSTSAQTCYVLVPEADAERAERLIAETVTDYEGEELEELLAAMARGELPEELAPSGPEGEDDEDGEEDGG, from the coding sequence ATGAAGGGCGATTCGGTGACCATCAACGGCGACCCGTGGACGGTCGTGGACGTGGCGCCCGCCGCCCCGCTCGCCGAGATGGTGGCGGGGATCTTGGAAGACGAGGGGATCGTCTCGCTCGTGAGGGGCGCCGACGCGCTCGGCGACGTCTTCTCACACCTGGGCTCGACGAGCGCGCAGACGTGCTACGTGCTCGTCCCGGAGGCGGACGCGGAGCGCGCCGAACGGCTCATCGCCGAGACGGTCACGGACTACGAGGGCGAGGAGCTGGAGGAGCTGCTGGCGGCCATGGCGCGGGGCGAACTGCCGGAGGAGCTCGCGCCAAGCGGACCGGAGGGCGAGGACGACGAGGACGGCGAGGAGGACGGGGGCTAG
- the miaB gene encoding tRNA (N6-isopentenyl adenosine(37)-C2)-methylthiotransferase MiaB, translating to MRAHVITFGCQMNEYDTHTIQSELVAGGHELVAHPADADLLLLNTCAVRGKPVEKVISVLGDLRKQRSAGRDVTVGLMGCLAQLDEGRDVAQKFGVDLLVGPGAITDLLEALDEHTRLRSQEGKGMVERRGFEADLHDYLPPPPGGLAGFLTIMRGCNHHCTYCIVPDTRGPEVSRPVASIMREAEAMREAGIVEVTLLGQNVNSYGVGRPDTPSFPELLRLVADLGFERVKFTTSHPMNFTSALIDVIAQHEAVCNYIHLPMQSGSDRVLRRMAREYRIDRYLGIVEEIRAKVADVVISTDIIVGFPGETEEDFEATLAAARAASFEQAYMFMYSARPGTPSYKHFEDMPREVKVERLQRLIDAQKERSLRANEALVGRNVRVLVKDLGRDSRWAVGHSDQNHTVLVPADSVSAMGLRSVTVTSATPHALYGEVVGADRQGIELVMAS from the coding sequence TTGCGGGCGCACGTCATCACCTTCGGGTGTCAGATGAACGAGTACGACACCCACACCATCCAATCCGAACTGGTGGCCGGCGGACACGAACTGGTGGCGCACCCGGCCGACGCCGACCTGCTCCTTCTCAACACCTGCGCCGTCCGCGGCAAGCCGGTCGAGAAGGTCATCAGCGTGCTCGGCGACCTCCGCAAGCAACGCTCCGCCGGGCGCGACGTTACGGTCGGGCTCATGGGCTGCCTGGCGCAACTCGACGAGGGGCGCGACGTGGCGCAGAAGTTCGGGGTGGACCTGCTCGTCGGGCCGGGCGCAATCACCGACCTGCTCGAGGCCCTCGACGAGCACACCAGGCTCCGGTCGCAGGAGGGTAAGGGCATGGTCGAGCGCCGCGGCTTCGAGGCGGACCTGCACGACTACCTTCCGCCCCCGCCCGGCGGCTTGGCCGGCTTCCTGACCATCATGCGGGGCTGCAACCACCACTGCACCTACTGCATCGTCCCGGACACGCGCGGACCAGAGGTCTCCCGTCCGGTCGCGAGCATCATGCGCGAGGCGGAGGCCATGCGCGAGGCCGGCATCGTCGAGGTGACGCTGCTCGGGCAGAACGTCAACTCCTACGGGGTCGGGCGGCCCGACACGCCGAGCTTCCCGGAGCTACTGCGGCTCGTCGCCGACCTCGGCTTCGAGCGCGTGAAGTTCACGACGAGCCACCCCATGAACTTCACGAGCGCGCTGATCGACGTGATCGCCCAGCACGAGGCCGTGTGCAATTACATCCACCTCCCCATGCAGTCCGGGTCCGACCGCGTGCTGCGCCGCATGGCCCGCGAGTACCGCATCGATCGCTACCTGGGCATCGTCGAGGAGATCAGGGCCAAGGTCGCCGACGTGGTCATATCGACCGACATCATCGTGGGCTTCCCGGGCGAGACTGAGGAGGACTTCGAGGCGACGCTCGCGGCCGCCAGGGCGGCGAGCTTCGAGCAGGCCTACATGTTCATGTACTCGGCAAGGCCCGGCACGCCGAGCTACAAGCACTTCGAGGACATGCCGCGCGAGGTCAAGGTCGAGCGGCTGCAACGCCTGATCGACGCCCAGAAGGAGCGCAGCCTGCGGGCCAACGAGGCGTTGGTGGGGCGCAACGTGCGCGTGCTCGTCAAGGACCTGGGCCGCGACTCGCGCTGGGCGGTGGGCCACTCCGACCAGAACCACACCGTCCTGGTGCCGGCCGACAGCGTGAGCGCCATGGGCCTGAGGAGCGTGACCGTGACGAGCGCCACCCCGCACGCCCTCTACGGCGAGGTCGTCGGCGCGGACCGGCAGGGCATCGAGCTCGTGATGGCCTCCTGA
- a CDS encoding M20/M25/M40 family metallo-hydrolase has product MFDREAQHPLVKLAADLIRAPSPSGSEGPAAAVLLAAFEEHGFDEAYRDEVGNAVGVMRRGPGPTLMLNGHLDTVPVGDATLWPHPPLGGVVDGGRLWGRGACDMKGALAAMVFAAADAAAVGFAGTLVVAGVVQEEVGGLGARHLGESLAYDAAVLGEPSKLRLMLGHRGCVVVEVDFPGAIAHAARASLGENALEHAARYVTALGGLELPVDPVLGSAGATATRLVSAPADATNVVPGSARLTVDYRSLPGESVEDVLTRLRGVRHDDRIVVRVAEREAAGGGPSSRVAAPYLLAPDHAVVRAARPALAAALARHGRDLDEGVWWFCTDAPHLARRGAPVLGFGPGEEELAHTTKESVALEDLHAARDAYAAVAVDYLRGPRGTGARREEGS; this is encoded by the coding sequence ATGTTCGACCGCGAGGCGCAACACCCGCTCGTCAAGCTCGCCGCCGACCTCATCCGCGCGCCGAGCCCGTCCGGCAGCGAGGGTCCCGCCGCCGCGGTGCTGTTGGCGGCGTTCGAGGAGCACGGTTTCGACGAGGCCTACCGCGACGAGGTCGGCAACGCCGTCGGCGTGATGCGGCGCGGCCCGGGACCGACGCTCATGCTCAACGGCCACCTCGACACCGTGCCCGTCGGGGACGCGACGCTCTGGCCCCACCCTCCACTTGGCGGCGTCGTCGACGGCGGCCGCTTGTGGGGTCGCGGTGCGTGCGACATGAAGGGCGCCCTTGCCGCGATGGTGTTCGCCGCCGCCGACGCTGCCGCGGTCGGGTTCGCCGGGACCCTGGTCGTGGCGGGGGTGGTGCAGGAGGAGGTGGGCGGACTCGGCGCCCGGCACCTTGGCGAGTCGCTGGCGTATGACGCCGCCGTGCTCGGCGAACCGTCGAAGCTCCGGCTGATGCTGGGTCACCGTGGCTGCGTGGTGGTGGAGGTCGACTTCCCGGGCGCGATCGCCCACGCGGCCAGGGCCTCCCTCGGCGAGAACGCCCTCGAGCACGCGGCGCGCTACGTGACCGCCCTCGGCGGGCTCGAGCTGCCCGTCGACCCCGTGCTCGGCAGCGCCGGCGCCACCGCCACGCGGCTCGTGAGCGCGCCGGCCGACGCGACCAACGTGGTGCCAGGCTCGGCGCGCCTGACGGTCGACTACCGTTCCCTACCCGGCGAGAGCGTCGAGGACGTGTTGACCCGACTGCGCGGCGTGAGGCACGACGACCGCATCGTCGTGCGGGTGGCGGAGCGCGAGGCCGCGGGCGGCGGCCCGTCGTCGCGCGTCGCCGCCCCGTACCTGCTCGCGCCCGATCACGCGGTGGTGCGGGCGGCCCGCCCGGCGCTCGCCGCCGCACTGGCCCGCCACGGCCGCGACCTGGACGAGGGCGTGTGGTGGTTCTGCACCGACGCGCCGCACCTGGCGCGGCGGGGCGCCCCTGTGCTCGGGTTCGGGCCCGGCGAGGAGGAGCTGGCGCACACCACGAAGGAGAGCGTCGCCCTGGAGGACCTGCACGCGGCCCGCGACGCCTACGCGGCCGTGGCCGTCGACTACCTACGGGGGCCGCGGGGCACGGGGGCCCGACGAGAGGAGGGATCATGA
- a CDS encoding DNA-3-methyladenine glycosylase has protein sequence MAATAPPPLPREFYARPADLVAPDLLGATLRVVGPTGAVRAGRIVEVEAYVGEADRACHAHRGLTPRTRTLYGAPGTAYVYLVYGVHELFNVVCQPPGVPHAVLVRAVELLSRGDEDAAESDAAAGAGPGKLTRALHIGLGHDGVALGAPPITIHPGNPPAAVAVGPRVGVGYAGAWAEAPLRFWDPASAAVSRPPRSRLGAGR, from the coding sequence GTGGCGGCCACCGCCCCGCCGCCGCTGCCTCGCGAGTTCTACGCCAGACCGGCCGACCTGGTGGCGCCCGACCTGCTCGGCGCAACCCTGCGCGTGGTCGGGCCGACCGGCGCGGTCAGGGCGGGTCGCATCGTCGAGGTCGAGGCGTACGTCGGCGAGGCGGACCGCGCCTGTCACGCTCACCGCGGCCTCACGCCACGAACGCGGACGCTCTACGGAGCGCCCGGCACGGCCTACGTCTACCTCGTGTACGGCGTTCACGAGCTCTTCAACGTCGTGTGCCAGCCACCCGGCGTGCCGCACGCCGTGCTCGTGCGCGCCGTGGAGCTGTTGTCGCGAGGGGACGAGGACGCCGCCGAGTCCGATGCCGCCGCCGGCGCGGGTCCCGGCAAGCTGACGCGCGCGCTTCACATCGGGCTCGGTCACGACGGGGTGGCGTTGGGGGCACCGCCGATCACCATCCATCCGGGCAACCCGCCCGCCGCCGTCGCCGTGGGGCCGCGGGTCGGCGTTGGCTACGCGGGCGCGTGGGCGGAGGCGCCACTGCGGTTCTGGGACCCCGCCTCCGCGGCCGTGTCGCGCCCACCGCGCTCGCGCCTCGGCGCCGGGCGCTGA
- a CDS encoding MGMT family protein: protein MGETFRAAVLRLVRAVPPGLVTTYGEVALMVGAPNHARQVGAVLHGLKESEDDVPWQRVVNASGGISTYKVGSGELQVALLRAEGVEVVDDRVDLRRYRWAGPGEPVGPQPTKRSAPT, encoded by the coding sequence ATGGGAGAGACGTTCAGGGCAGCGGTACTCAGGTTGGTGCGCGCCGTGCCGCCCGGCCTGGTGACCACCTACGGCGAGGTGGCGCTCATGGTGGGCGCGCCGAACCACGCCCGCCAGGTCGGCGCCGTGCTGCACGGGCTCAAGGAGAGCGAGGACGACGTGCCGTGGCAGCGCGTGGTGAACGCGTCGGGCGGCATCTCGACCTACAAGGTCGGCAGCGGCGAGCTGCAGGTGGCGCTGCTCCGGGCGGAGGGCGTGGAGGTGGTCGACGACCGCGTCGACCTGCGCCGTTACCGTTGGGCCGGGCCCGGCGAACCGGTCGGGCCTCAACCCACGAAGAGGTCCGCGCCGACGTAG